In Scomber scombrus chromosome 17, fScoSco1.1, whole genome shotgun sequence, the following proteins share a genomic window:
- the crnkl1 gene encoding crooked neck-like protein 1 has protein sequence MASTAAGKQRIPKVAKVKNKAPAEVQITAEQLLREAKERELELLPPPPKQKITDEEELNDYKLRKRKGFEDNIRKNRTVISNWIKYAQWEESLKEIQRARSIYERALDVDHRNITLWLKYAEMEMKSRQVNHARNIWDRAITILPRVNQFWYKYTYMEEMLGNVAGCRQVFERWMEWEPEEQAWHSYINFELRYKEVDKGRTIYERFVIVHPEVKNWIKYARFEEKHGYIAHGRKVYERAVEFFGEDHVDENLFVAFARFEETQKEFERVRVIYKYALDRIPKHQAQELFKNYTMFEKKFGDRRGIEDVIVNKRRFQYEEEVKANPHNYDAWFDYLRLVESDADPDTVREVYERAIANMPPIQEKRHWRRYIYLWINYALYEELEVKDPERTRQVYQACLDLIPHKKFTFAKIWLLYAQFEIRQKNLQGARKVMGTAIGKCPKNKLLKGYIELELQLREFDRCRKLYEKYLEYTPENCTTWIKFAELETILGDVERSRAIFELAIGQPRLDMPEVLWKSYIDFEIEQEEFDNTRNLYKRLLQRTQHVKVWISFAKFELSIEGPERLQKCRQIFEEANKGMRSCEEKEERLMLLESWRDYEIDFGSDTTRDRVRKLLPEKVKKRRKLTAEDGSDAGWEEYYDYIFPEDAANQPNLKLLAMAKMWKRQQVEIEDTNEDMDEDMDEETGENTEKGQTPEDKTTSPSASPSRSNEASTPPPADQAENGTDKDPAMETEPQKTYDDRDDDNSSSSSSSSSSSSSSESDGDDGGEKKEKESRGNDREKESRGNDREKESRGNDREKESRGNDREKESRGNDKDKESRGNDKDKESRGSDEEKD, from the exons ATGGCGTCGACGGCGGCGGGTAAGCAGCGGATACCGAAGGTGGCGAAG gtgaaaAATAAAGCTCCGGCAGAGGTTCAGATCACCGCTGAGCAGCTGCTCAGAGAAGCCAAAGAGAGGGAGCTCGAACTTCTGCCACCACCCCCGAAACAGAAGATCACCGATGAGGAAGAGCTGAACGATTACAaactgaggaagaggaag GGGTTTGAGGACAACATCAGAAAGAATCGTACCGTTATCAGTAACTGGATTAAATACGCACAATGGGAGGAAAGCCTGAAGGAGATCCAGAG GGCTCGCTCCATTTACGAGCGAGCGCTGGATGTCGACCACCGCAACATCACGCTGTGGCTGAAGTACGCCGAGATGGAGATGAAGAGCCGCCAGGTGAACCACGCCCGCAACATCTGGGACAGAGCCATCACCATCCTGCCTCGTGTCAACCAGTTCTG GTATAAGTACACCTACATGGAGGAGATGTTGGGGAACGTGGCCGGCTGCAGGCAGGTGTTTGAGCGCTGGATGGAGTGGGAGCCTGAGGAGCAGGCCTGGCACTCCTACATCAACTTTGAGCTGCGCTACAAAGAAGTGGACAAAGGACGCACCATTTATGAGCGAT TTGTCATCGTCCACCCTGAGGTGAAGAACTGGATCAAATATGCTCGTTTTGAGGAGAAGCACGGTTACATCGCTCACGGCAGGAAGGTGTACGAGAGGGCGGTGGAGTTCTTCGGGGAGGATCATGTGGATGAAAACCTCTTCGTGGCCTTCGCCAGATTTGAAGAGACTCAGAAAGAG tttgaaCGTGTTCGGGTGATCTATAAATACGCTTTGGACCGGATCCCTAAACACCAGGCGCAGGAGCTTTTCAAGAACTACACCATGTTCGAGAAGAAGTTTGGAGACCGGAGAGGCATCGAGGATGTCATCGTCAACAAACGACGGTTCCAGTATGAGGAGGAAGTCAAG GCAAACCCGCACAACTACGACGCCTGGTTCGATTATCTCCGCCTGGTGGAGAGCGACGCCGACCCCGACACGGTTAGAGAGGTTTACGAGAGAGCCATCGCCAACATGCCCCCCATCCAGGAGAAGAGACACTGGAGACGATACATCTACCTGTGGATCAACTACGCTCTGTATGAAGAGCTGGAGGTCAAG GATCCTGAGAGAACGAGGCAGGTGTATCAGGCCTGTCTGGATCTGATCCCTCACAAAAAG ttcACATTTGCTAAGATCTGGCTGCTCTACGCTCAGTTTGAGATCCGACAGAAAAACCTGCAGGGAGCCAGAAAAGTCATG GGCACGGCGATCGGGAAATGTCCAAAGAACAAACTGCTGAAGGGTTACATCGAGCTGGAGCTGCAGCTGCGTGAGTTCGACCGCTGCAGGAAACTGTACGAGAAATACCTGGAGTACACTCCGGAGAACTGCACCACCTGGATCAAGTTCGCAGAGCTGGAGACCATCCTGGGAGACGTGGAAAGATCCAGAGCCATCTTCGAACTCGCCATCGGACAGCCGAGACTGGACATGCCCGAG GTGCTGTGGAAGTCCTACATCGACTTTGAGATCGAGCAGGAGGAGTTTGACAACACGAGGAATCTGTACAAGAGGCTGCTGCAGCGCACCCAGCATGTCAAG GTTTGGATCAGCTTCGCTAAGTTCGAGCTGTCGATCGAAGGCCCCGAGCGGCTGCAGAAGTGCCGGCAGATCTTCGAGGAGGCCAACAAGGGCATGCGGAGCTgcgaggagaaggaggagaggctCATGCTGCTCGAGTCCTGGAGGGACTACGAGATCGACTTCGGCTCCGACACCACCAGAGATAGAGTCAGGAAGCTGCTGCCGGAGaaggtgaagaagaggagaaagctGACAGCCGAGGACGGG TCGGACGCAGGATGGGAGGAATATTACGACTACATCTTCCCCGAGGACGCCGCCAACCAGCCCAACCTCAAACTGCTGGCCATGGCCAAGATGTGGAAGAGGCAGCAGGTGGAGATCGAGGACACGAACGAGGACATGGACGAGGACATGGATGAAGAAACGGGCGAGAACACAGAAAAAGGTCAAACGCCTGAAGACAAGACGACGTCGCCCTCTGCTTCTCCCTCTCGCTCCAACGAAGCCTCAACTCCTCCGCCCGCTGACCAGGCGGAGAACGGCACCGACAAAGACCCGGCGATGGAAACAGAACCGCAGAAGACGTACGACGACCGAGATGAcgacaacagcagcagcagcagcagcagtagtagtagtagcagcagtagtgaGAGTGACggtgatgatggtggagagaaaaaggagaaagagagcagggGCAACgatagagaaaaagagagcagggGCAacgatagagagaaagagagcaggggcaacgatagagagaaagagagcaggggcaacgatagagagaaagagagcaggggcaacgataaagataaagaaagcaGGGGAaatgataaagataaagaaagcaGGGGCAGCGATGAAGAGAAAGATTAG